A genomic region of Candidatus Binatia bacterium contains the following coding sequences:
- a CDS encoding molybdopterin-dependent oxidoreductase, whose protein sequence is MKRRLFVASSLSALAGCGPISAALSQNRGVERALASAETLNHALIGTRGLAREYREGDVDRQFRVNGFATPSDANYARLLAGQFASYRLVVDGAVDRPRAFDLGELYALPQQTQITRHDCVEGWSAIGKWSGVRLSDLLDAVRPRDDARYAVFRCMDNDGAGNLYYESLDLHQARHPQTLLALRLNDAPLDPDHGAPVRLRVPTQLGYKSAKWIARIELVGSFAKIYSGNGGYWEDEGYEWYAGI, encoded by the coding sequence GAAGCGCCGGCTCTTCGTCGCCTCGTCGCTCTCGGCGCTCGCCGGATGCGGGCCGATCAGCGCGGCGCTCAGCCAGAACCGGGGCGTCGAGCGCGCGCTCGCCTCGGCCGAGACGCTGAATCACGCGCTGATCGGAACGCGCGGCCTCGCGCGCGAGTATCGCGAGGGCGACGTCGACCGTCAGTTTCGCGTCAACGGCTTCGCGACGCCCTCGGATGCCAACTACGCGCGCCTGCTCGCGGGGCAATTCGCGTCGTACCGCCTCGTCGTGGACGGCGCGGTCGATCGGCCGCGCGCCTTCGACCTGGGCGAGCTGTACGCACTACCGCAACAGACCCAGATAACGCGCCACGACTGCGTCGAGGGCTGGAGCGCGATCGGCAAGTGGAGCGGCGTGCGCCTCTCCGACCTCCTCGACGCGGTGAGGCCGCGCGACGATGCCCGCTACGCGGTCTTTCGCTGCATGGATAACGACGGCGCGGGCAACCTTTACTACGAGAGCCTCGACCTCCACCAAGCGCGCCATCCGCAGACGCTGCTCGCGCTGCGTCTCAACGATGCCCCGCTCGATCCCGATCACGGCGCTCCGGTGCGCCTGCGAGTGCCGACGCAGCTCGGCTATAAGAGCGCGAAGTGGATCGCGCGCATCGAGCTCGTCGGCAGTTTCGCGAAGATCTACTCGGGCAACGGCGGTTACTGGGAGGACGAAGGCTACGAGTGGTACGCCGGCATCTAA